Proteins encoded by one window of Chryseobacterium sp. POL2:
- a CDS encoding SDR family oxidoreductase: MSNKVAYITGGTKGVGFGIAEVLLKNGFKVAFSGRKPEDVDKAATQLDPLGEHVLGIVSDVKNFGDEQQAISKTLEKFGKIDLVVANAGLGHFASVDELSIEDWHEMIDTNLTGVFYTLKSSIEALKKTEGYFISIASLAGEYFFEKGSGYNASKFGVVGFTQAAMIDLRKFNIKCAVILPGSINTYFNNSEPKEEDAWKIQPSDVGDLIINMLNMDPRVLPSKIELRASQVKK, from the coding sequence ATGTCTAATAAAGTAGCTTATATAACAGGTGGAACAAAAGGTGTTGGTTTTGGAATTGCTGAAGTTCTCTTAAAAAATGGCTTTAAAGTCGCTTTTTCTGGGAGAAAACCCGAAGATGTTGATAAGGCAGCAACTCAACTCGATCCTTTAGGAGAGCATGTTTTGGGAATTGTATCCGATGTTAAAAATTTTGGAGATGAACAACAAGCGATTTCAAAAACCTTAGAAAAATTCGGAAAAATAGATTTAGTGGTGGCCAATGCTGGCTTGGGGCATTTTGCATCTGTTGATGAGTTGAGTATTGAAGACTGGCACGAAATGATTGACACCAATTTGACAGGCGTTTTTTATACATTAAAATCATCGATCGAAGCTTTGAAGAAAACCGAAGGCTATTTCATTTCCATTGCAAGTTTGGCGGGAGAATATTTCTTTGAAAAGGGAAGTGGTTACAATGCTTCTAAGTTTGGCGTTGTTGGCTTTACACAAGCGGCTATGATAGATTTGAGAAAGTTTAATATCAAATGCGCTGTGATTTTGCCAGGATCAATTAATACCTATTTTAACAATTCTGAACCGAAAGAAGAAGATGCTTGGAAGATACAACCTAGTGATGTTGGTGATTTAATTATTAACATGCTAAATATGGATCCGCGCGTCCTTCCTTCTAAGATAGAATTGCGGGCAAGTCAAGTAAAAAAATAA
- a CDS encoding HopJ type III effector protein, translated as MSTILEQIKDGKTEFNFNDVIAYIDSHYHFYPTKFTNGDQVNVANQNNGSCKIFSFAKLNDLTKDQTLSLFGDFYTKEVLKNPTGSDHQNIRNFMKYGWDDVKFDGEALVEK; from the coding sequence ATGAGTACGATTTTAGAACAGATAAAAGACGGGAAAACTGAGTTTAATTTTAATGATGTTATCGCTTATATTGATAGCCATTATCATTTTTATCCAACCAAATTTACCAATGGTGACCAAGTGAATGTTGCTAATCAAAATAACGGATCTTGTAAGATTTTTAGTTTTGCAAAATTAAATGATTTAACAAAAGATCAAACTTTGTCTTTATTCGGAGATTTTTACACAAAAGAAGTTTTGAAAAATCCTACTGGAAGTGATCATCAAAATATCCGAAATTTTATGAAGTATGGTTGGGACGATGTTAAATTCGATGGGGAAGCTTTGGTTGAAAAATAG
- a CDS encoding electron transfer flavoprotein subunit alpha/FixB family protein: MAIFVYAENINGVYKKAAFEAVSYAKAIADQAGDTVTAISINPTDSSDLLYKYGATKVVNVKDEGLKSFSAKAYADAVNQVAEGNIVVFPHTTDASSIAPMLAIQKNASLLTNVIAAPENITPFQVKRKAFSGKGFMIAKADATSVIVTVSQNAFGVKENIVAGSEEVKDLSIVNEDTKVISHEQSSGKLDLKEAEIVVSAGRGMKGPENWGMIEELANVLGAATASSKPVADIGWRPHAEHVGQTGKAISPNLYIAVGISGAIQHLAGVNGSKTIVVINSDPEAPFFKSADYGVVGDAFQIVPALTEKLKAFKS; the protein is encoded by the coding sequence ATGGCAATATTCGTATATGCAGAAAATATAAATGGCGTTTACAAGAAAGCAGCTTTCGAGGCAGTATCTTACGCTAAAGCAATTGCAGATCAAGCTGGCGATACAGTAACTGCAATCTCTATCAACCCAACAGATTCTTCAGATTTATTATACAAATACGGTGCAACAAAAGTTGTGAATGTTAAAGATGAAGGACTTAAAAGTTTCAGTGCAAAAGCTTATGCAGATGCCGTTAACCAAGTAGCAGAAGGCAACATCGTGGTTTTCCCACATACAACAGATGCATCTTCTATCGCGCCAATGTTAGCCATCCAAAAAAACGCATCGCTATTAACTAACGTTATTGCAGCACCAGAAAACATCACACCTTTCCAAGTGAAAAGAAAAGCATTCTCAGGAAAAGGCTTTATGATAGCAAAAGCAGATGCAACTTCAGTTATTGTGACTGTATCTCAAAACGCTTTCGGTGTTAAAGAAAACATTGTTGCAGGTTCCGAAGAAGTGAAAGACCTTAGCATTGTTAACGAAGACACAAAAGTCATCAGCCACGAGCAATCATCAGGAAAACTAGACCTAAAAGAAGCCGAAATCGTAGTTTCTGCAGGTCGTGGGATGAAAGGTCCAGAAAACTGGGGAATGATCGAAGAGCTAGCTAATGTTCTTGGCGCTGCAACAGCATCGTCCAAGCCAGTAGCAGATATTGGATGGAGACCCCACGCTGAGCACGTTGGACAGACAGGTAAAGCAATTTCGCCTAACTTGTACATCGCCGTAGGAATCTCTGGCGCTATCCAACACTTAGCAGGAGTTAACGGTTCCAAAACCATTGTGGTAATCAACAGTGATCCAGAAGCACCATTCTTCAAATCTGCGGATTACGGGGTAGTAGGTGACGCGTTCCAAATCGTACCCGCTTTAACGGAAAAATTAAAAGCCTTCAAATCGTAA
- a CDS encoding methylmalonyl-CoA mutase family protein yields MEFPKISLQDWEQLVQKQLKTEDIYSILIKENLEDIIVKPYYDNTNPAAPKLPRLEESTHLVAKYNETLEEDAYAFLIDEDVKVAEKILFFTNAVLAKNISQDASNQYISLVDVFNADASINVELAQYLLNQNFKRNIGVDLTIYQNAGASLVQQLAIALAKTKDLVEEFGAEILDKLSFRFAVGYQYFLEIGKIRAFKYLFNQLSKEYGLNLFPYIFAETSFRNKANNDEENNLIRSTLELSAAMIGGADAVFANNFKINNQSKLSEEVSFKQMIVLAYESIINVFEDATSGSYVIEDITRQLSEKTWTLFLNIEQNGGFTKSIASGKIQELIFNQATKEQSWVEEGKIKLIGVNLYPKLDITKSVADLYNKNEIKAVRWAEMFE; encoded by the coding sequence ATGGAATTTCCAAAAATTAGTCTTCAGGATTGGGAACAATTGGTACAAAAACAATTGAAAACCGAAGATATTTATTCAATATTAATTAAAGAAAATCTTGAAGATATTATCGTAAAACCTTATTACGATAATACAAATCCAGCAGCGCCAAAACTTCCAAGACTAGAAGAAAGCACACATCTTGTCGCAAAATATAACGAGACTTTAGAAGAAGATGCTTATGCATTTTTGATTGATGAAGATGTAAAAGTTGCTGAGAAAATTTTGTTTTTCACCAATGCTGTTTTGGCGAAAAACATTAGTCAGGACGCGTCCAATCAATATATCTCTTTGGTGGATGTTTTCAATGCAGATGCAAGCATTAATGTAGAATTAGCACAATATCTATTAAATCAAAATTTCAAAAGAAATATCGGTGTTGACCTTACAATTTATCAAAATGCTGGCGCTTCTTTGGTTCAGCAGTTGGCAATCGCATTAGCGAAAACCAAAGATTTGGTAGAAGAATTCGGTGCCGAAATTTTAGATAAACTAAGTTTCCGTTTTGCAGTTGGTTATCAATATTTTTTAGAAATCGGAAAAATCCGCGCTTTCAAATATTTGTTTAATCAATTGTCAAAAGAATACGGACTTAATTTATTCCCATATATTTTTGCTGAAACAAGTTTTAGAAACAAAGCTAATAATGATGAAGAAAACAATTTAATTCGTTCAACTTTAGAATTATCGGCAGCCATGATTGGTGGAGCCGATGCTGTTTTTGCAAACAATTTCAAAATAAATAATCAAAGCAAACTTTCGGAAGAAGTTTCGTTCAAACAGATGATTGTTTTGGCTTACGAAAGTATCATCAATGTCTTTGAGGACGCGACTTCTGGCAGTTATGTTATCGAAGATATTACCAGACAATTGTCAGAAAAAACGTGGACTTTATTCCTAAACATTGAGCAAAACGGAGGTTTTACAAAATCTATTGCGTCAGGGAAAATCCAAGAACTTATTTTTAACCAAGCAACAAAAGAGCAATCTTGGGTGGAAGAAGGTAAAATTAAATTAATTGGTGTCAATCTTTATCCAAAACTTGATATTACAAAATCGGTTGCTGATCTTTATAATAAAAACGAAATAAAAGCAGTGCGTTGGGCAGAAATGTTTGAATAA
- a CDS encoding dipeptidase produces the protein MNETQNYIQENKQRFLDELFDVLRIASISADPAYKEEVLKCADTVAGHLKKAGADNVEVLKTKGYPVAYGEKIIDPALPTVLVYGHYDVQPADPLELWTSDPFEPVVKKTELHPDGAIFARGSADDKGQFFMHVKAFEAMMKTNTLPCNVKFIIEGEEEVGSASLADFLEENKEKLKCDVILISDTHIYSVDQPTVTTGLRGLSYVEVEVEGPNRDLHSGLYGGAVPNPINVLSKMIGDLIDDKGHITIDGFYDNVLVVSDEDRKEMNKLKDDPEAYKKSIGLNDIQGEEGYTTLERASIRPTLDVNGIWGGYTGEGAKTVIASKAFAKISMRLVPNQTPEEITEKFTKYFEKIAPKSVKVKVTPHHGGMPYVLESDTKEFQAAKKAMEKAFGKEVLPYRSGGSIPITSLFEKVLGAKSVLMGFGLDSDAIHSPNEHYGLYNYYKGIESIPYFFEFYAKG, from the coding sequence ATGAACGAAACTCAAAATTATATTCAAGAAAATAAACAACGTTTTTTAGACGAATTGTTTGATGTGCTAAGAATAGCTTCCATCTCTGCTGATCCAGCTTACAAAGAAGAGGTTTTGAAATGTGCTGACACTGTTGCAGGACATTTAAAAAAAGCAGGCGCGGATAATGTTGAAGTATTAAAAACCAAAGGCTATCCCGTGGCTTATGGCGAAAAAATCATCGATCCAGCGTTGCCTACTGTTTTGGTGTACGGGCATTATGATGTGCAGCCAGCGGATCCGTTAGAATTATGGACAAGCGATCCTTTTGAGCCAGTGGTTAAAAAAACGGAGTTACACCCAGACGGAGCAATTTTCGCAAGAGGTTCTGCCGATGACAAAGGTCAGTTCTTTATGCATGTGAAAGCTTTCGAAGCGATGATGAAAACCAATACGTTGCCGTGTAATGTTAAATTCATAATTGAAGGGGAAGAAGAAGTGGGTTCTGCAAGTTTAGCCGATTTCCTGGAAGAGAATAAAGAAAAACTAAAATGTGATGTTATTTTAATTTCAGACACGCATATTTATTCGGTTGATCAACCTACGGTAACTACGGGACTTAGAGGTCTTAGTTATGTAGAAGTAGAAGTGGAAGGGCCAAACAGAGATTTGCACTCTGGACTTTATGGTGGAGCAGTGCCTAACCCGATTAATGTATTGTCAAAAATGATTGGCGATCTTATCGATGATAAAGGCCATATCACCATTGATGGTTTCTACGACAATGTTTTGGTGGTTTCTGATGAAGATCGTAAAGAAATGAACAAATTGAAAGACGATCCAGAAGCATATAAAAAATCAATTGGTTTAAACGATATTCAAGGGGAAGAAGGATATACGACTTTAGAAAGAGCCTCTATTCGTCCGACTTTAGATGTTAACGGAATTTGGGGAGGTTACACAGGCGAAGGCGCCAAAACGGTAATCGCTTCTAAAGCTTTTGCTAAAATCTCGATGCGTTTGGTACCGAATCAAACCCCTGAAGAAATCACAGAAAAATTCACGAAGTATTTCGAGAAAATCGCTCCGAAAAGCGTAAAAGTAAAAGTAACACCACATCACGGTGGAATGCCTTACGTGCTAGAGAGTGATACCAAAGAATTCCAAGCAGCGAAAAAAGCGATGGAGAAAGCTTTCGGTAAAGAAGTTCTTCCTTACAGAAGTGGTGGAAGTATTCCGATTACTTCATTATTCGAAAAAGTGTTGGGCGCAAAATCTGTGTTAATGGGCTTTGGTCTAGATTCGGATGCAATCCACTCACCCAACGAACATTACGGCCTTTACAATTATTATAAAGGCATTGAAAGTATTCCGTATTTCTTTGAGTTTTACGCAAAAGGATAA
- a CDS encoding nucleoside permease, which produces MNIKLRLTILSFLQFFVWGAWLITMANFWFGTKHWDGTQFGAVFGTMGIAAIFMPTLTGIIADRWVNAERIYAILHVLYGATLFLLPHADSPSTFFYIMLAAMCFYMPTISLCNSISYSILKNNNLDVVKDFPPIRVWGTVGFIVAMIITNLSGSKATEGQFYIAGAVAVLLGVYAITLPKCPPENLIDKKAPITEQLGLNAFKLFGNYKMALFFIFSMLLGAALQLTNAYGDVFLSEFANFPKYADSFVVQRSTIIMAISQVSETLFILAIPFFLVKYGIKNVMLLSMFAWVLRFGLFAYGNPQDGLWMIVMSCIVYGMAFDFFNISGSLFVETTTEKKIRSSAQGLFMMMTNGFGAVIGSNVAGWMIDKYFTYKFTTATELATYLETTVDNPTFLSILKNSFNASIGPDGILSTTILMKNWHEIWLTFAIYALIVGVAFAILFRHKHNAETVAKAVDNSGH; this is translated from the coding sequence ATGAACATAAAATTACGTTTAACGATACTGAGTTTTCTTCAGTTTTTCGTTTGGGGAGCTTGGCTCATTACGATGGCTAACTTCTGGTTTGGAACAAAACATTGGGACGGTACACAATTCGGGGCAGTTTTCGGAACCATGGGGATTGCGGCGATATTTATGCCAACCCTTACGGGGATTATTGCTGACCGCTGGGTGAACGCGGAAAGGATTTATGCTATTTTGCATGTATTATATGGTGCTACGTTATTTTTGCTACCTCATGCAGACAGTCCTAGTACATTTTTTTATATTATGCTAGCAGCGATGTGTTTCTATATGCCAACGATTTCGCTTTGTAATTCAATTTCTTATAGCATTCTTAAAAATAATAATCTGGATGTTGTCAAGGATTTTCCGCCCATTCGTGTTTGGGGAACCGTTGGTTTCATTGTTGCGATGATTATCACCAACCTATCAGGAAGCAAGGCTACAGAAGGACAATTCTATATCGCAGGAGCCGTTGCTGTGCTTTTGGGCGTCTATGCGATAACGCTTCCAAAATGTCCGCCAGAAAACCTGATCGATAAAAAAGCACCGATTACTGAGCAATTGGGTCTTAATGCCTTCAAGCTTTTCGGGAATTATAAGATGGCTTTGTTCTTCATCTTTTCGATGTTGTTGGGGGCTGCGTTGCAATTGACCAATGCTTATGGCGATGTTTTCTTGAGCGAGTTTGCTAATTTTCCGAAATATGCCGATTCTTTTGTAGTACAACGTTCTACGATTATTATGGCAATTTCTCAGGTTTCTGAAACTTTGTTTATCCTTGCCATTCCATTTTTCCTAGTGAAATATGGTATCAAAAACGTGATGTTGCTGAGTATGTTTGCTTGGGTTTTACGTTTCGGATTATTCGCCTATGGTAATCCACAGGATGGACTTTGGATGATTGTTATGTCTTGTATTGTTTATGGTATGGCATTCGACTTCTTCAACATTTCGGGTTCTTTGTTTGTTGAGACGACTACGGAGAAAAAAATCCGATCATCTGCGCAAGGTTTATTTATGATGATGACAAATGGTTTCGGGGCCGTTATCGGGAGTAATGTTGCAGGTTGGATGATTGATAAATACTTCACATACAAGTTCACAACGGCGACAGAGTTGGCAACTTATTTGGAAACAACGGTTGATAACCCGACTTTCTTGTCAATACTTAAAAATTCTTTCAATGCTAGCATAGGTCCCGATGGTATTTTATCAACAACAATTTTAATGAAAAATTGGCATGAGATATGGCTGACCTTCGCGATTTACGCGTTGATAGTTGGTGTGGCTTTCGCCATTCTTTTCCGACACAAACATAATGCTGAAACAGTAGCCAAGGCTGTTGATAATTCAGGACATTAA
- a CDS encoding THUMP-like domain-containing protein — protein MQTILNKDIQYYINANLHADLHSLLLKKSPFDGISMHEIVQQIKGKKVAEKKFPFLKKEGIIFPPNLNLEQASSQSTAVYKAQLLQGKSFIDLTCGFGIDAYFLSQNFEQVTLVEQNESLIKIVEHNWTVFDRKAKFINESLETFLSKNQSQFDVIYLDPARRDQQLKKKFLLEDLSPNLLEIQDVLNEVGKKIVVKLSPLIDISYLISVLKNITEIQIIAVKNDVKELLVVIEPQHSYKEIQCSCINLESNEAVFTFNIDDEKRSHASFGETSNYLYIPNNSILKSGAFNLISKAFNLTKLHPNTHFYTSEILVKNFPGRILNIEKIDAKQIEKNSKYNIISKNHPLSPDDIKKKYKIKDGGNQYLIFTQSQKGKIILRSLDA, from the coding sequence ATGCAGACTATTTTAAATAAAGACATACAATATTATATTAATGCAAATCTCCACGCAGATTTGCATTCTTTATTGTTGAAAAAATCCCCTTTTGATGGGATTTCGATGCACGAAATTGTTCAGCAAATAAAAGGCAAAAAAGTGGCCGAAAAAAAGTTTCCATTTTTAAAAAAAGAGGGAATAATTTTCCCTCCAAATCTTAATCTGGAGCAGGCTTCGTCACAATCAACAGCCGTTTACAAAGCGCAATTGTTGCAAGGAAAAAGTTTTATTGATTTGACTTGCGGTTTTGGAATTGATGCTTATTTTTTGTCTCAAAATTTTGAGCAAGTTACTTTGGTTGAGCAGAACGAAAGTTTGATTAAAATCGTAGAACACAACTGGACTGTTTTTGATCGAAAAGCTAAGTTTATCAATGAAAGTTTAGAAACTTTTTTGTCCAAAAATCAAAGTCAATTTGATGTTATTTATCTCGATCCAGCGCGACGCGACCAGCAACTGAAAAAGAAATTTTTACTAGAAGATTTGTCGCCAAATTTATTAGAAATTCAAGATGTATTGAATGAAGTCGGGAAGAAAATAGTTGTTAAATTATCACCATTAATTGATATTTCCTACTTGATTTCGGTTTTGAAAAACATAACTGAAATCCAGATTATCGCTGTCAAAAACGACGTTAAAGAATTGTTGGTTGTTATAGAACCGCAACATTCTTACAAAGAAATACAATGCTCTTGCATTAATCTGGAAAGCAACGAAGCGGTTTTTACATTTAATATTGATGATGAAAAACGCAGTCACGCAAGTTTCGGCGAAACTTCCAATTATCTGTACATTCCGAACAATTCGATTTTGAAATCGGGCGCTTTTAATTTAATTTCAAAAGCATTTAATTTGACAAAACTTCATCCCAATACCCATTTTTATACTTCTGAAATATTGGTGAAAAATTTTCCAGGTCGAATTTTAAACATTGAAAAAATAGATGCCAAACAGATTGAGAAAAATTCAAAATACAATATCATTTCAAAAAACCATCCTTTGTCGCCCGACGACATCAAAAAGAAATACAAAATAAAAGATGGTGGAAATCAATATTTAATATTTACGCAAAGTCAAAAAGGGAAAATTATTCTCAGAAGTTTGGATGCGTAA
- a CDS encoding OmpP1/FadL family transporter produces MLKRTLLVLCLPAAFYLKAQDISEIRNTTDVYNNNRISGTAKYVGMAGSMGALGGDISSLNVNPAGLGVNIASDLSLSLSTFSNKNKSTLAGTSVSNKVNKTDLGNASAIIAFDLTNMNSKWKFVNIGVSYNSIFLNDGLGTPGNNNIVIQKDLIDANNNPLVGNLTYKGHVYNRDGRLNKTNFSLGANYDNKIYLGVGVNMSNANLTQDDYAFFHLDANNVTDSYEKQYTPYLEQANGFSANFGIIGKVNNMFRVGAAIETPTWWSTERVYRDYMIDNDGYTDAADFSEKRDLRTPFKATLSAAFVPNKNFAFNVDYIQGLGKPKYTTTSAVNTDLNAFYNENYKSSSEVRLGAEYRFQGLRVRAGYAFSSNPFNNMSLSSYNDSGIIQDTNYSNLILSKRNTLGVGLGYDFKAFYIDAAYQNVSSDYNNPFLYGNVDQGTGYYSNNFDINAPAYAVSKVKNQVNNFVFTLGWKF; encoded by the coding sequence ATGTTAAAGAGAACATTACTGGTACTTTGCCTACCTGCAGCTTTTTATCTTAAGGCACAAGACATATCAGAGATTAGAAATACTACAGATGTCTATAACAACAATCGTATATCGGGAACGGCAAAATATGTAGGTATGGCTGGATCCATGGGAGCGCTCGGTGGTGATATTTCTAGTCTAAATGTTAACCCTGCAGGCTTAGGCGTTAACATCGCAAGTGACCTTAGTTTGAGTCTATCAACTTTTTCTAACAAAAATAAAAGTACACTAGCAGGCACTTCGGTATCTAATAAAGTTAATAAAACTGATCTGGGCAATGCATCGGCAATTATTGCTTTTGATCTTACCAATATGAATTCCAAATGGAAGTTTGTTAACATTGGTGTTAGCTATAATTCTATCTTTCTTAATGACGGGCTAGGCACTCCAGGAAATAACAATATTGTTATTCAAAAAGATTTAATTGATGCTAACAACAATCCATTAGTAGGAAACTTGACCTATAAAGGTCATGTTTATAACAGAGATGGACGTTTGAACAAAACCAACTTTTCTCTTGGAGCCAATTATGATAACAAAATTTATCTAGGTGTTGGCGTTAATATGAGCAACGCTAATCTCACACAGGACGATTACGCTTTCTTTCATCTGGATGCAAATAATGTTACGGATTCTTATGAAAAACAATATACACCTTACCTAGAGCAGGCTAATGGATTCTCTGCTAATTTTGGTATTATTGGAAAAGTTAACAATATGTTCCGTGTGGGAGCAGCTATTGAAACACCAACTTGGTGGTCTACAGAGCGCGTCTATAGAGATTATATGATCGATAATGATGGATATACAGATGCAGCAGACTTTAGCGAAAAGAGAGATTTGAGAACACCTTTCAAGGCAACCTTAAGTGCCGCTTTTGTTCCAAATAAAAACTTTGCGTTTAACGTGGATTACATCCAAGGATTAGGAAAACCAAAATACACCACAACATCAGCGGTGAACACAGATCTCAATGCGTTTTATAACGAAAATTATAAAAGCTCATCAGAAGTTAGATTAGGTGCTGAATACCGTTTCCAAGGTCTTCGCGTGAGAGCGGGTTACGCATTTTCCAGCAATCCATTCAACAATATGAGCTTATCGAGTTATAATGACAGTGGCATCATACAAGACACCAACTACTCTAATTTAATTCTATCTAAAAGAAATACTTTGGGTGTAGGACTTGGTTACGATTTCAAAGCATTTTATATCGATGCGGCATACCAAAATGTTTCATCGGATTATAACAATCCATTCTTGTATGGAAATGTTGACCAAGGCACTGGTTATTACAGTAACAATTTTGATATTAACGCGCCTGCTTACGCCGTTTCTAAAGTTAAAAATCAAGTGAACAATTTTGTTTTCACATTGGGTTGGAAATTTTAA
- a CDS encoding FtsB family cell division protein has product MKELIKDIKKKSTGFTFVRSYILNKYTITLMMFFVWMIFFDNTSFLVVNELNGDIKKYEHQLDYYKNEYEKNDAFFKKLMNNKDEKEKYARENYFMKKPNEEIFILVADSTTIDKK; this is encoded by the coding sequence ATGAAAGAACTTATCAAAGATATCAAGAAAAAATCAACAGGATTTACTTTTGTTAGATCTTACATTCTTAACAAATATACCATCACTTTGATGATGTTTTTTGTATGGATGATATTCTTTGATAACACCTCTTTTTTGGTTGTTAATGAACTAAATGGTGACATCAAAAAGTATGAACACCAACTTGATTATTATAAAAATGAATACGAGAAAAATGATGCATTCTTCAAAAAACTCATGAATAATAAAGATGAGAAAGAAAAGTATGCACGCGAAAATTACTTTATGAAAAAACCAAATGAAGAAATTTTTATTCTCGTAGCAGACAGTACAACAATTGATAAAAAGTAA
- a CDS encoding electron transfer flavoprotein subunit beta/FixA family protein — MKILVCISSVPDTTSKINFTADKSAFDKNGIQWVINPLDEFALTKAIKLQESQGATVTVVNVGDAGTEAVIRKALAIGANDAVRVNSDAKDSFSVAKEIAKVAQDGGYDIVLAGKESIDYNGGAVPGMVAALLNQPFVNACVGLDVNGAEATAVREIEGGKETISVKLPAVIAGQKGIVEEKDLIIPNMRGIMSARTKPLQVVEPINSEVKVDAISFDSVPARAAVKLVSPDNLDELVRLLHEEAKVI, encoded by the coding sequence ATGAAAATATTAGTTTGCATCAGCAGTGTGCCTGATACGACAAGTAAAATTAACTTTACAGCAGACAAGTCTGCATTTGATAAGAATGGTATCCAATGGGTAATCAATCCTTTGGATGAATTCGCTTTAACAAAAGCTATAAAATTACAAGAATCTCAAGGCGCTACAGTTACGGTGGTTAATGTAGGCGACGCAGGTACAGAAGCTGTTATCCGTAAAGCTTTGGCTATCGGAGCTAACGATGCTGTACGCGTAAACTCCGACGCTAAAGACAGTTTTTCTGTAGCTAAAGAAATTGCAAAAGTAGCTCAGGATGGTGGATACGATATCGTATTGGCAGGTAAAGAGTCTATCGATTATAACGGTGGCGCAGTTCCTGGTATGGTGGCAGCATTGCTAAATCAACCTTTTGTAAATGCATGTGTCGGACTAGATGTTAATGGTGCGGAAGCAACAGCAGTTAGAGAAATTGAAGGTGGTAAAGAAACCATTTCTGTTAAGTTACCTGCAGTTATCGCTGGACAAAAAGGGATCGTAGAAGAAAAAGATTTGATTATTCCTAACATGAGAGGAATTATGTCTGCAAGAACCAAACCTTTGCAAGTGGTAGAGCCAATCAACTCAGAAGTTAAAGTTGACGCTATTTCTTTTGATAGTGTTCCTGCAAGAGCAGCTGTTAAATTGGTTTCTCCAGACAACTTAGACGAATTGGTAAGACTACTTCACGAAGAAGCTAAAGTTATCTAA
- a CDS encoding bifunctional nuclease family protein: MDYKRLIIRGISYSQTQSGAYALLLEHEETGVKLPVVIGNFEAQSISLGLEKDIQPPRPLTHDLFAKFVTSTQYKLSSVIIYQILDGVFFSNLVFTNNITDEDLILDARTSDAVAMAVRFDAPIYTTEQVLNEAGILLEIEEKEEEQNYTEESFDEKADFTDKNTFSKFSTQELNQLLEDAVRDEDFDTAMRIQEEIKKRNRKIE, from the coding sequence ATGGATTACAAAAGACTTATCATTAGAGGAATTTCCTATAGCCAGACCCAATCTGGCGCTTATGCATTACTTTTAGAACACGAAGAGACGGGTGTCAAACTTCCTGTCGTTATTGGTAATTTTGAAGCGCAATCCATTTCTTTAGGTTTAGAAAAAGACATCCAGCCACCTAGACCGCTTACACATGATTTGTTTGCAAAGTTTGTGACCTCTACGCAATACAAGCTTAGTTCTGTTATAATTTATCAAATTTTGGATGGTGTATTTTTTTCCAATTTGGTATTTACGAATAATATTACGGACGAAGATCTTATATTGGATGCCCGCACTTCTGACGCTGTGGCGATGGCGGTTCGTTTTGATGCGCCCATCTATACAACAGAGCAAGTGCTTAACGAGGCCGGAATACTTTTAGAAATAGAAGAAAAAGAAGAAGAACAAAACTATACAGAAGAATCTTTTGATGAAAAAGCAGATTTCACAGATAAAAATACATTTTCTAAATTTTCTACGCAAGAACTGAATCAACTATTGGAAGATGCCGTTCGCGATGAAGATTTTGACACAGCAATGCGCATTCAAGAAGAAATCAAAAAGCGCAACCGAAAGATTGAATAA